In the Lactobacillus paragasseri genome, AAATTCTTCTTTTTCTTGAGTTTCTTCGGTGTTCTTCTTGTCTTCAGTCAAAGTTAAGAGCTCCTTTACTGTTTAGCTGTACAAAAATTCAATATAATCTTACATTGAATTACAAGCAAAAGCAAATTTTGTAGGGTTTATTGGAAGTTTTCTACATCTTGTTTAGTGTATGAATCAATTGTAGTGTGACCATTATTAGCAGCTGCTCTCATGAAGTTAACTACTTTTTGGTCAGACCAAGAGCTAGTATCAACACCAAGTGAACTTAATTGGTTACGAGTTTGTGCAATTACTCGACCAGTAACTGTTTGACCATCGATCATCATGCCACTATTTGAGTTTGATGAAGAATTGGTATTTGAGCTATTGTGAGCATTACTATTTGAAGTGGTAGCATGGGATGATTGTTTGTTTGCTGCAGAGTTGTTTTGAGCGTTAGCAGTATTTGAATTACTTTGGTTAGAGCTAGAACTAGTATTGGTATTACTACTATTAGATGAATTAGATTTTGAACTAGTAGATTTGTGTGAAGTAGTTGCTTCATCGTCATCATTAGCATCTAAATTATCAGTATCAATATCGTCGTTAACGTCTTCGCCATTTAATTTAGCATTAGCAACTTTACGTAAATGCTTTACATTTTTCTTTACTTTTTTGTAGTACTTACCATTAATGTAAGATAAATCTAAAATTTGATCGCAAGATTCAACTGTTGCTTGATAGTTACCATCACGATAGCTTAATTTAGCTTGCTTGTATAAAGGATTGATATCGTGAGTGATATGGTCTTGTACCTTGTTAATCGTCTTATAAAGCTTAGCAGCTTGCTTAGTCATTACAGAATAGCCATTAGTTTTGTTAGCTGCCTTGTCTAATTCACCTAAAGCATCTTTAAATTCGTACTCTCTGATTTCTTCTTGAGCATCCTTCATAGCGCCTGCTTGATCGGCATAGGCTTTTGATTCAGAAGTTGCTTTTACATCGTGAGCATCTTCAAATTTTTCTTCAGCTGCTTCGTACTTTTGACTAGAGGCAGCATCTTTTCCTTGACTCATATAAGTAGTGTACTTGTCTGAGCCATTATTAGATGAGCTATTTGATGAATTAGAACATCCAACTGCGAATAAGGTAATAAAGAATGCCATAATGGCAACTCCGATTTTTGATCGTTTCATTGTTTCTTCCTCCTATAAAAATGAATTTATCTTACTTAAATTATACCAAATTTAACTCATAAAAAATTCATTGAAAAAATTGGCACAAATCTTTGTGGTAAATCGTTAGTAATAGTGTAAGGCAATTCACCGGTGATAACTTACAAAATATATTTAGTTACTAATTAGATTATCAGAGGTAGAAAAATGGAATTTGTTTTAAAAGATCAATCAGTTCAATTTACTTTTGCAGGTGAAAAATACAGCAATGGTAAGAAAAACAGAATTTTGAAGAACGTTAAAAAGCAAGCTAGTGCTGAAGACGTGATGAAAGTTGGCAAGGCTTTGTCTAAATTGCAAAAAGATGATGGTATTAAAAGTGCTAGATTAATTTCTTATTCAGATATTCAAGCTTAAGAAATGAAAGAATAATATATAGAAAATTTTAAAGGAGAATTCAAAATGACTACTACTAAAACTTTAAGACTTACATTTAAAAATGCTAAAAATAAAAAAGTAAACTTATCATTACCTGATGCAGCAGAAAATTTAACCGAAGAAGAGGTTAAAACTGCCATGAACGAAATCTGTGAAGCTAACTTGTTTGTCAAGGAAGAAGTTGATCAATATCAGGCTCCTTTATCTGCTCAATATGTTGAACGTACAGTTACTTCTGTGTTTGATGATAGTGAAAAGAATTAGAGCAATATTTTATGAGATAAGGGTCTTAATTAAGTTATTAAATAAACTCTTAAAAGGGTAATGTTTCGGCATTACCTTTTTTATTTTGAGACGAAAGTATGTAATTTATGTTACTTTTTTATTTCAGAATGTCTGTTCGGTTGTATCTGACAACTTGCCACACTACAATAAAGGGTGTATGTAAATTGGAGGGAGTTTAAGCAATGAAAAAAAGAACATTCACTGGTATTGCTACCGCGGCACTTATCACAACTGCCGGTATATCAGTTACCAACAACCTTAAACCAGAAAATCCATTAAAAACTGGTGAAGGTACTGTTCAAGCTGCAACATATCAACAAGAATTTTTAAACAAAGCTATTCCAGCTGCTACAACTGCATCATCTAAGTATGGTACTTATACTTCAGTTATGCTTGCTCAAGCAGCGGTCGAATCAGCTTGGGGTCAATCAGGTTTGGCACAATCGCCTAATAATAACTTATTCGGTATTAAGGGCTCTTACAATGGGCAATCAGTAAATATGAATACTGGTGAGTACGGCAGCAATGGTTATTACACTACTAACGCTGGATTTAGAAAGTATCCATCATATACTGAATCATTTGAAGATAATGGCTCTTTATTACGTAACCAAATGGGTAACTATTACTCTGGTACGTGGGTAGAAAATTCAAAGAACTACGCTCAAGCAACTCAAAATGGTTTACAAGGTAAGTATGCAACTGCACCAAACTATGCTCAGACACTTAATAGTGTTATTGCAGCTAATGGATTTGATAAGTACGATCCCGTTACCCAAGTTGTTAACGAAAATCGTACAGTTGCACAAACCACACCAATTATGAGTGCCCCAGTTGACGCTAGCGTTGGTACTCAAGTTGGTACTGCAAGAACTGGTCAAAACGTAAATGTTACTAAGTACATCACTTATAACAATGGTGTTAAGCGTGCATATATTGGTACTGGCTGGATTAACGCACTTGCATTTAGTCCAATTACTACTAATACAACTACTAAGCAAAATACTGCCGCTAATACTAATAATCAAGCAAGTCAAGCAGTTAAGACGCCAGTAGCACAAACTCAACAAGTTAAGAGTCAAGCACCTGCAGCTCCAGTAAAAACTGCAACTGTAAAAGTAAAGAGTGCCGCTGAAGTTAAAACTCCAGTTCAAACTACCACTTTAAACGTTAAAACTGAAAATAAAGCAGCACAACCTGTAAAGCAATTAGCTGTTTCATTAGCTGTTGCACCTAAGAAGGTTGAAGTTAAGAAGAACGTTGTGAAAGCTGAACCAGCTAAGACAACTCCAGTAAAAACTGAAACTACTAAAACTGAAAACAAAGAAGTTAAGACTGCAACTCCAGTAGTTAAAACTACTGATACAGTTAAAAAAGTTGAAACTCCAGCAGTTAAACCAGTTAAACCAGTTGAATCTGTAAAGAAGGAATCAACGCCAGTTGTTAAGACTACTCCAGTTACTGTAACTAAAGAAGCTGCAAAGACCACCGAAGCTCCAGTAGTTAAACCTAAGAAAGTTGAAGTTAAGGAAATTAAGACAACTCCAGTAACTACTAGTGCTAAAACTGTTGTAAAGCCTGTTCAAAGTTACCAAAGTGCAGTAACTACTGCTGCAAACAATAACTATGGTACTCAATGGATTAGTACTAATACTGCTCCTAAGGCTGCATCTACTGTTTTAATTAAGGTTACTAAGACTGTTGATGTTTTATCAGCACCAGATGGTCAAAAATTAGACCAACAAGTTGAAGCTGGCTCAGAATTTGTTGTTATTGCTTCTAAGTACTACAATGGCAACTTATATTACGAAATTAGTAATGGTAAATGGATTATGGCAAAATATACTACTCAAGAAGCACAAATTACTGCAAAATCTGGTGTATTAACTATTAATTCTAAGCCAGACTATGGTGTACCAGTATGGCGTGTTCCAGGTCAAGATCAAATTGCTGGTAAGTTCTTGAAAGACGGCTCAAGCTGGAGATACTTCCGTGTAGCAAACGTTCAAGGACAAACTTGGTATGACCTTGGCGGAAATCAATGGGTATCTGCCAAGTCTGTACTAGTTCGTTAATGTATAAATTGGGATAGAATTTAATTCATTAAAATTTTTTGGAGGAGAAGTTTTTAATGCGTTCAACAAATAAAAGATTTATTAGTGCATTGGCTTGTGCTAGTGCTATGACAGCTTTGGCAATTGCTGATCCAATGGGTATTACTAAGACCCATCAAGTAGTACAGGCCGCAACTGATAATGTACCTGCAAGATCTGCAGGTGTGGATGTTTCAAGCTGGCAAGGTACTAATTTGACTCAACAAGCTAAGTCAGGTGCTAAATTTGCTGTAGTTAAAGTATCTGAAAGTACAAACTACCAAAACCCACATGCTCAAGGTCAAATTAATAATGCTGAACAAAACAATATGATGCCAATGGGTTACCACTATGCTCACTTTGGTGCTGATAGCAACAGAGCTGTTCAAGAAGGTAATTATGCTGTTAATTCAGCTCAACAAGCTGGTTTGCCACAAGGTTCATATTTAGCAGCTGACTGGGAACAAGATGCACATAACAACACTAACGGTGGTCGTGAAGCAAGTGCTAACGCAATTACTAGCTTTATGGATACTGTTCACAATGGTGGCTATAACCCAATGCTTTATTCAAGTGAATGGTTATTAAAGGCTAAGGTTGATACTAACAAGGTTACTCAAAAGTATCCAAATTCATTATGGGTAGCTTCTTATAAAACTATGGGTCGTCAAGATCAACCTGACTATAACTACTTCCCATCAATGAATAATGTTGCTATTTGGCAGTATACTCAAAATTGGCGTGGTCAAAACGTTGACGGAAATGTTAACGTACTCCCTCTTTCAAATAAGAGTAACAACGCTAGCCAAGCTAACACCAACACTTTGAACGTTCATACTAATGGCCAAAGCAGTAGTCAAGCCCCTTCGAATCCATTTGTTAATACTTCTAACAAGGCAGTTAATACTAACTGGGTTAAACAAGAAGGTACTTTCACTACTGGTGGTGCAATTAACTTGAGAACAGGTGCAAGTACTAATAGTAGTGTCATTGCTCAACTTCCAGCAAACAGTGAAGTTAAATACGATGCTTATAGCACTAGGGGTAACTACACATGGTTAAGACAGCCACGTGCTAACAACCAATATGGCTACTTAGTGGGACGCGCAAATGGTCAAGATTGGGGTACTTTTAAAGTTGCTCCAGTTACTAACCATGTAACTAAACCAACTACTAACACTGTTAAGCCAGCTAACAAGCCAAGTCAACCAGTACACGTAAATACAAACAATAATGTAAACAATAACTGGACTAAGCAAAACGGTGTATTTATTACCGGTGGAGCAATTAACTTAAGAACAGGTGCAAGCACCAATAGTAAGGTAATTGCATTATTACCAACCAATACTGAAATTAAATACGATGCTTACCGTACTGAAGGCCAATATACATGGTTGAGACAGCCACGTGCAAATGGTCAATACGGTTATTTAGTAGGACGTGATAATGGTCGTGCATGGGGCACTTTCAAAGCAGGCTCTGCTGTTGCAACTAAACCAGCAACTAATAATAAGCCAGCTCAAAAACCAGCAACTAACAATAGTGACTGGACTAAGCAAAACGGTGTATTTATCACAGGCGGCGCAATTAACTTAAGAACAGGTGCAAGCACTAACAGCAAGGTAATTGCATTACTTCCAACAAACACTGAAATTAAGTACGATGCTTACCGTACTACTGGTCAATACACATGGTTGAGACAACCACGTGCTAACGGTCAATACGGTTACTTAGTAGGACGTAACAACGGCAATGCATGGGGTACTTTCAAAGCAGGTTCTGCTGCAGCAAGTAAGCCAGCAACAAATAATAAGCCTGCACAAAACACTAACAAGCCAAGTCAACCAGTACACACTAATACAAGCAATAATGTAAATAGTAACTGGACTAAGCAAAATGGCGTATTTATCACAGGCGGCGCAATCAACTTAAGAACAGGTGCAAGCACTAACAGTAAGGTAATTGCATTATTGCCAACAAATACTGAAATTAAGTACGATGCTTACCGTACTACTGGTCAATACACATGGTTAAGACAACCACGTGCAAATGGCCAATACGGTTACTTAGTAGGACGTAACGACGGCAATGCATGGGGCACTTTCAAAGCAGGTTCTGCTAAGGCTACAACTCCTGTTGTTCGCCAAAATACTCAAAAAGTAGTAGCTACAACTAACAATAATGCTACTTGGACTAAGCAAAACGGTACTTTCATTACCGGTGGCGCAATCAATTTGAGAACAGGTGCAAGTACCAAGAGTCCAATTATTGAAACTTTACCAATCAACACTGTAATTAAGTATGATGCTTACTACCGTGCTGGTAAATATGTATGGTTAAGACAACCACGTGCCAACGGTCAATACGGCTATTTAGTAGGTCGTTTAAACAACCAAGCATGGGGAACTTACAGATAGTTTTCAAAAATAAATGAATAACTTGAAAAGACATGATCCGAATAGGAATCATGTCTTTTTTGTCTTATAATAAATTATGAAAAAAGTATGGAGGACATAGTTTTGATTTATACAGTAACTTTAGATCCTAGCGAAAGTGTAGTAGGTAAGGGAATTAATATTTCACTTGTTTTAAAGAAATTAGGTATTGAATCGATTGCAACTGGTATTGTGAATCATAAAAACGTAGAACAAGTTGCAGAAGAACTTGATAAAGCAGAGATTGAAAATCAATTTATTGAACAAAAGCGTGGAATTAAGATCACCGCTAAAAATCAACAAAAGTTATTAGATTATTTGAAAGTCTTAAAAGCCGGCGACATTTTAGTTATTGCCGGTGGTTTTGCCAAAGGAATTGATCCAGTTTACTTAACCGATCTTGCTAAAGTAGCTGATAAAAAGGCAGCAGGCTTAGTAGTGGATGTTCCTTATGAAAACGTACTTGATATCTTACCAATGAATCCTTTATTGATTAAGCCAAATGAAACGGAATTAAAGCATTGGTTTGAAAAAGATAATCAAAAGGTAACTACGAAAGAATTAATTAATATGGCGCATGACTTAGTAGTTAAGGGTGCACAGCATGTTCTTTTGTCTTTAGGTGCAAATGGCGCTGCAATTGTTAATATGATGGATGCCCTGATGGCACATGCACCTGAAATTGAAGAAGTAGTTGATAGTACGGGTAGTGGTGATGCGCTCCTTGGTACTTTTCTTGCTGGGATGCTAAAAGGCTATATGCCAGTTAAAAATTTGTCAGATGCAATCGCAGCAGGAAGCGATACAGCTCGAAGCGACTGGCTTACTGATTTTAGAACTACACCAGCACTTCAAAAGCAGGTAATTGCAAGACGTATTACCTTTGAAGAAGCAGAATAAAGAAAATAAGTTGGCTTTTTAGGGCCGACTTATTTTTTGATGCTTTTTTTAGTATAATGACAGTAATTTTATAATAAGGGAGAAGAAAAGTGGACTTATCTCTATTTATTGTTAGTCTAGCTGCTCTAGTTATTCCAATTATTATGGCACGGTTCAAGATCAATGCTATTCCAACTGCCGTTGCTGAAATTGTAACTGGAATAATTTTAGGTAAGAGCTTATTAAATACAATTAAAATTACCAGTAGCGTATCACTTCTATCGAATTTAGGCGTGATATTACTGATGTTTCTATCTGGAATGGAAATCAATTTTGACTTATTCAAGAAAAAAGATTTACCTGATACTAAGCAAAGTAGCATTAATCCAGCTCGGATAGCAGTTTTTTCTTTCGCAATGATTACAGCTATGGCACTTATTTTAGCTGAGGTATTAAAATTAATCGGACTCTTTAGCGATGTAATGCTAGCAATGATCATCTTTATGACTGTAGCTTTAGGAGTGGTTATTGCAACCTTAAAAGAAAAAGAAATCTTATCTCGTCCAATTGGACAAACAATTTTACTAACAGCAGTTTTAGGAGAAGTAATACCATTACTGCTTTTAACTATCTATGCTTCGATTAATGGTGGTAATGCAGGAAAATTATGGTTAATCATTTTATTATTCCTAGTGGCAATTCTTCTACTAAAAAGATTTAAACAGCCATATCAGTGGTTTAACCGAATATCTAAATCTACTACGCAATTGGATATTAGACTAGCCTTTTTCTTAATTTTCACTTTAGTGACAGTTGCCGAACGAGTAGGTGCTGAAAATATTCTTGGAGCCTTCTTAGCCGGAATGGTTATGAAATTACTTGAACCAAGCGAAGCAACGATGGATAAATTAACTTCTATTGGTTATGGCTTTTTTATTCCAATTTTCTTTATTACAACTGGTGTTAAGCTAGATCTTAAGACTTTAATCACTAATCCGAATGCCTTAATGTTAATTCCAGTTTTGGTTTTATTCCTGCTTTTATCAAAGCTGCCAATCTTTTTAGTTTATGTTCGTAGCTTTAATAAGCGTAATAGTATTGCAGGAACATTTTTAATTATGACTACGATTACGATCGTGCTTCCAACTTTAGAAGTTGCTCGTAAGTTAAATGCAATTACAGAAACTCAATCAGATGCCTTTATTTTAGCAGCCGTTGTGGTATGTATTTTAGGACCAATTTTGTTTAACTCAATCTTTAAGCTGACTAAAGAAGATAAGATTAAGCAAAGAGTTGTTATTATGGGGACAAATGTGATGACTGTACCGGTTGCGCAGGAATTACATGATAACTGGTACGACGTTCTTTTAGTAACTCATAAGCAAGAAAATTATGATACTTATAAGAGTAAGGTCGCTAATTTAAAGTTGATTTCAAGTCTTGAAGAAACTTGTTTAGAAAAAGCCGGCGTCTTTAACTGTGATATTTTGGTAGCTGGATTTATTGAAGATGAATTAAACCGTAAAATTGCTCGAATGGCTAAAGAACATGGCGTTCAAAGAGTAATTGCAAGTCAAGAGCGACCAAAGCCAGAAACAATTAAGAACTTAACCAATGAAAAGATTGAAATCTATAATCTCTTTAATGTTCAAACTTCAGTTTTACGTGCTTTGATTGAATCGCCATCTATTCTAAGAATTCTAACTGATACTAAGAATGGTCTTTTTGAAGTTACGGTTAGAAATCATAAATATGCTGGTCAAAAGTTGATGAATCTTGACTTTATTGAACAAATGACGGTAAGTCGAATTTGGAGAAATGGTACTTGGTTAGTACCGCATGGTAATACGATTATTGAAACTGGTGATCATTTGATCTTTACAGCTAAAGGTGAAGATGCAGAAAGAGTACGAGAAGAACTAGGAAGAAAAAATTAATAAAATAAAAGGGCAGGATTTTAATTCCTGTCCTTTTGGTTAACGTTGACTTTTAGCTTCTTGTAAAACAGATAAGGTATTTAAACTATGGACAAAGGCGTGATCAGCTTCTTTGAACTTATGCTGATCAATAATTTTAGTAAATTCAATAAATTCAGCCACCATTCGGTGAGAATACTTATTGTTGTTGATAACTTTAACTTCTTGTCCTTTTAATTGCATTCCGACTTTAGGTATTTCATTAGGATGACCATAAATAATAAGTGCACCTTTTTCACCTTCAATAGTGCTGACATTAGGTGAAAAACTGTCTTTAGCGGCGATTGAACTAGCTTGTTTGTCAGAATAACTGAGGTGCAGGATGCCTGAGGTGTCGATATTTTTCTGCATTGTAGGGAAATAATTGATAGATTCTGGCTTACCAAATAACTTGATAATAATATGCAAATTGTAAATTCCTAGATCCATCAAAGCGCCACCGTCTTTTTTAGGATCAAAGGCTGGTTGAATATCTCCAGCTAGAAAGGCATCATAACGGCTAGAATATTGAGTGTAATTAAGGTTAACTACGTGAATTGGAGCAATTTTATCTAGATTTTCTTCGATAAATTTAAAGTTTTCTAAATAAATGTTAGTTATGGCTTCAATAATGATCAGCTTCTTTTGATCAGCGATTGCTTTTAATTTTCTTGCTTCATCAACAGTTGCAACAAAAGGCTTTTCGCAAATAACATTTTTACCTGCTTCAAGGGCTTCTTTTGAAATAGAAAAGTGCAAACTGTTTGGTACCGCTACATAAACAGTATCAACATCAGGATCATTAAATAAGTCAGCATTATTATCGTACAATTTATTAATCTGATACTCTTTTTGTAAATCTAGGCCAATTTTATGACTTCTCTTAGTAGTTGCAAGAGCTGTAAGTTCGAGATCGGGAATTTGATCAGCAATTGTTAGAAAATCATGGACAATTTTTCCAGAACCAATAATACCTAATTTCATAAGTTTCTCCTTTAATTTGATTTAATATTTAGCTTTTTTGCATTTTTAGTAACCGAGGTTGGAATCTTTAGTTTCTTAACTTGGTTAACATCATATAAATGAAGTGATAAGGTGCCTTCTTTTTTACTATAGTACGTAACTTTGTAGTATAGATCGGTTAGTTCTTTTTGGCGGTTAACCTTAACTCGAAGTTCAATTCTTTTTACATTACTTGACTGCGGGTCACTTGTGGAAGCTACTGAAGTGGCTTTTTGCATGCTTTTAATGACATCTTGATCATCGCCATGGTAAGCAATTACATAGCCATTGAAGCCATTAGATTTGAGTTTTAACTGCTTAAAAGCATCATCAGAGAATTGCTTGAAGTTATGAGCTGTATAGAGTTTTTTGTAGCCAGAGTAAACTTCATTAAAGATTGCATTTTGCTTAATATAATTCCACGCTTCATTATTATCACGATGGTAGACATAGTGATCGTTAGTCCAGAGCTCGGAATTTGTATCTGATTTTGGAATGCTTTTCATTGTGATATGAATTGTATTATTAGGACCAACGACGTAATTTGAGTACATTTTGCCTTTTGAATTGGTAGTTTTAACATCAACACGAGCTGTTTTGATAGCAGTATCTGCTGCTTTGGTTAAGGCAGCTTTAGGACTAGGCTTGCCAAAGGCTAAGATGGCACCCCAAATAATTACTACTAAAATAATAATGGCTAAAATTAAAGCGGCAATTTTGCCGCCTTGATTGTTAGGAAAAATAATCTTTTTATTTTTTGCTTTATTTTTCTGCATTAGTTTTTCTTTCTAGAATGATTATTGATTGTTTTGCTCAGCTTGAGCTTTCTTGATCTCTTCAGCGTCAATCGCATTCTTCTGAATATCAGCAGGAACTGCTAAGTCGGCATGTTGGCCAAGTTGATCATAAGTTAAGTTCCAAGTGAAGTTATATTTTCCACCAGCAGTGTATTGAGCCTTGAAAGTCATCGACTCAATCTTTTTTGTTGCAGGATCAACTAAATAAGTAACTTTTAAGTTCTGTACTTGAGCTGATTTAACTAGACGAGCTACTTGCATGTTTTGTGAACCTGGAGTGTTCATAGCGTCAATGACAAGTGGATTAACTGCATTCCATAGGTTAGAATCAGTACCGTTAAAGCTGATTTCATAGTTGCCGTTTTTCTTTTGAACAGTAGCCTTTTTAGCAAGTGCTTTATTGATTTTCTTAAAAGTTGCAGGATCAAATCTTTCTTTTACTTGATCTGGATCAAAAGTATCGGCATTAACCGAATTTTTAATCCAGTGCCCTTTATTTTGCTCTAAAAGAAGGTACATGTCTTTTTTAGTTAACCACATTTGTTCCGTTTGTGATTTTTTCTTTTGAGTCAAGGTGTAAGTGAGATTCGTTACATCGCCTTTATCTTTAAAAAGACCTTCCGATTTTGATTTTTGACTCATTTCATCAGAATTAATTGTTTGAGTGAAATGACCGCTGGCTAAGCTAGAATTAAATTTGGCATTAATTAGCGAACTTGCAGAAGGCTCAGGATTAGTTTTGGGTTTACTGGTATTCTTTGAACAAGCTGTAGTTATAGAAACTAAAATTGCTCCCAATAAAAGTAGCAAGCCGAATTTTTTCTTCATAAAAATATTCCCCCAATAAATGTATCTATCGTATACTATTTTACTCTATTTTCTGTTGAAAAAAGTATTATAAGAGCTTAACTTTAGTGCTTTTTAAGGACATTTAAAATATTTCGTAACTTACTACCCTTGACTTGCAAATTTTTAACTGCTTGTGTTACTTCGATGCAACCAATATATTTTCCATCTTCGTTGTGGAGACTATAGAAAGAAATATTTATCGGCTGTTCATCTTTAGTGATCATAATTGAAATATTTTTACGATTACCTGCGTGCATTTGGTTTAAAACTTCTTTAACGTGTCTTTGGCTATGGCCGGGATGCACCTCAAAAACAGTTTTACCAATATCTTTTTTTGTTCGCTTGAAGAGGCGATTTTTATTCATTGATGACCAGACAATGCGGTCATTTTCATCTAAAACGTCCATTTCTTGTGGAATAGTTC is a window encoding:
- a CDS encoding GH25 family lysozyme, which produces MRSTNKRFISALACASAMTALAIADPMGITKTHQVVQAATDNVPARSAGVDVSSWQGTNLTQQAKSGAKFAVVKVSESTNYQNPHAQGQINNAEQNNMMPMGYHYAHFGADSNRAVQEGNYAVNSAQQAGLPQGSYLAADWEQDAHNNTNGGREASANAITSFMDTVHNGGYNPMLYSSEWLLKAKVDTNKVTQKYPNSLWVASYKTMGRQDQPDYNYFPSMNNVAIWQYTQNWRGQNVDGNVNVLPLSNKSNNASQANTNTLNVHTNGQSSSQAPSNPFVNTSNKAVNTNWVKQEGTFTTGGAINLRTGASTNSSVIAQLPANSEVKYDAYSTRGNYTWLRQPRANNQYGYLVGRANGQDWGTFKVAPVTNHVTKPTTNTVKPANKPSQPVHVNTNNNVNNNWTKQNGVFITGGAINLRTGASTNSKVIALLPTNTEIKYDAYRTEGQYTWLRQPRANGQYGYLVGRDNGRAWGTFKAGSAVATKPATNNKPAQKPATNNSDWTKQNGVFITGGAINLRTGASTNSKVIALLPTNTEIKYDAYRTTGQYTWLRQPRANGQYGYLVGRNNGNAWGTFKAGSAAASKPATNNKPAQNTNKPSQPVHTNTSNNVNSNWTKQNGVFITGGAINLRTGASTNSKVIALLPTNTEIKYDAYRTTGQYTWLRQPRANGQYGYLVGRNDGNAWGTFKAGSAKATTPVVRQNTQKVVATTNNNATWTKQNGTFITGGAINLRTGASTKSPIIETLPINTVIKYDAYYRAGKYVWLRQPRANGQYGYLVGRLNNQAWGTYR
- a CDS encoding glycoside hydrolase family 73 protein; this encodes MKKRTFTGIATAALITTAGISVTNNLKPENPLKTGEGTVQAATYQQEFLNKAIPAATTASSKYGTYTSVMLAQAAVESAWGQSGLAQSPNNNLFGIKGSYNGQSVNMNTGEYGSNGYYTTNAGFRKYPSYTESFEDNGSLLRNQMGNYYSGTWVENSKNYAQATQNGLQGKYATAPNYAQTLNSVIAANGFDKYDPVTQVVNENRTVAQTTPIMSAPVDASVGTQVGTARTGQNVNVTKYITYNNGVKRAYIGTGWINALAFSPITTNTTTKQNTAANTNNQASQAVKTPVAQTQQVKSQAPAAPVKTATVKVKSAAEVKTPVQTTTLNVKTENKAAQPVKQLAVSLAVAPKKVEVKKNVVKAEPAKTTPVKTETTKTENKEVKTATPVVKTTDTVKKVETPAVKPVKPVESVKKESTPVVKTTPVTVTKEAAKTTEAPVVKPKKVEVKEIKTTPVTTSAKTVVKPVQSYQSAVTTAANNNYGTQWISTNTAPKAASTVLIKVTKTVDVLSAPDGQKLDQQVEAGSEFVVIASKYYNGNLYYEISNGKWIMAKYTTQEAQITAKSGVLTINSKPDYGVPVWRVPGQDQIAGKFLKDGSSWRYFRVANVQGQTWYDLGGNQWVSAKSVLVR
- a CDS encoding DUF6612 family protein, translated to MKKKFGLLLLLGAILVSITTACSKNTSKPKTNPEPSASSLINAKFNSSLASGHFTQTINSDEMSQKSKSEGLFKDKGDVTNLTYTLTQKKKSQTEQMWLTKKDMYLLLEQNKGHWIKNSVNADTFDPDQVKERFDPATFKKINKALAKKATVQKKNGNYEISFNGTDSNLWNAVNPLVIDAMNTPGSQNMQVARLVKSAQVQNLKVTYLVDPATKKIESMTFKAQYTAGGKYNFTWNLTYDQLGQHADLAVPADIQKNAIDAEEIKKAQAEQNNQ
- a CDS encoding monovalent cation:proton antiporter family protein, with the protein product MDLSLFIVSLAALVIPIIMARFKINAIPTAVAEIVTGIILGKSLLNTIKITSSVSLLSNLGVILLMFLSGMEINFDLFKKKDLPDTKQSSINPARIAVFSFAMITAMALILAEVLKLIGLFSDVMLAMIIFMTVALGVVIATLKEKEILSRPIGQTILLTAVLGEVIPLLLLTIYASINGGNAGKLWLIILLFLVAILLLKRFKQPYQWFNRISKSTTQLDIRLAFFLIFTLVTVAERVGAENILGAFLAGMVMKLLEPSEATMDKLTSIGYGFFIPIFFITTGVKLDLKTLITNPNALMLIPVLVLFLLLSKLPIFLVYVRSFNKRNSIAGTFLIMTTITIVLPTLEVARKLNAITETQSDAFILAAVVVCILGPILFNSIFKLTKEDKIKQRVVIMGTNVMTVPVAQELHDNWYDVLLVTHKQENYDTYKSKVANLKLISSLEETCLEKAGVFNCDILVAGFIEDELNRKIARMAKEHGVQRVIASQERPKPETIKNLTNEKIEIYNLFNVQTSVLRALIESPSILRILTDTKNGLFEVTVRNHKYAGQKLMNLDFIEQMTVSRIWRNGTWLVPHGNTIIETGDHLIFTAKGEDAERVREELGRKN
- a CDS encoding DUF2922 domain-containing protein, translating into MTTTKTLRLTFKNAKNKKVNLSLPDAAENLTEEEVKTAMNEICEANLFVKEEVDQYQAPLSAQYVERTVTSVFDDSEKN
- a CDS encoding PAS domain-containing protein, whose translation is MDNINLDGGHLSLEQLNAIFRTIPQEMDVLDENDRIVWSSMNKNRLFKRTKKDIGKTVFEVHPGHSQRHVKEVLNQMHAGNRKNISIMITKDEQPINISFYSLHNEDGKYIGCIEVTQAVKNLQVKGSKLRNILNVLKKH
- a CDS encoding Gfo/Idh/MocA family protein — encoded protein: MKLGIIGSGKIVHDFLTIADQIPDLELTALATTKRSHKIGLDLQKEYQINKLYDNNADLFNDPDVDTVYVAVPNSLHFSISKEALEAGKNVICEKPFVATVDEARKLKAIADQKKLIIIEAITNIYLENFKFIEENLDKIAPIHVVNLNYTQYSSRYDAFLAGDIQPAFDPKKDGGALMDLGIYNLHIIIKLFGKPESINYFPTMQKNIDTSGILHLSYSDKQASSIAAKDSFSPNVSTIEGEKGALIIYGHPNEIPKVGMQLKGQEVKVINNNKYSHRMVAEFIEFTKIIDQHKFKEADHAFVHSLNTLSVLQEAKSQR
- a CDS encoding PfkB family carbohydrate kinase; translated protein: MEDIVLIYTVTLDPSESVVGKGINISLVLKKLGIESIATGIVNHKNVEQVAEELDKAEIENQFIEQKRGIKITAKNQQKLLDYLKVLKAGDILVIAGGFAKGIDPVYLTDLAKVADKKAAGLVVDVPYENVLDILPMNPLLIKPNETELKHWFEKDNQKVTTKELINMAHDLVVKGAQHVLLSLGANGAAIVNMMDALMAHAPEIEEVVDSTGSGDALLGTFLAGMLKGYMPVKNLSDAIAAGSDTARSDWLTDFRTTPALQKQVIARRITFEEAE